The genomic DNA TAAACCCGTGCGTAGcacaatttttataaaaaaaaattattatgaaatattaGATATTAAAACAATTTAGTCATATagatttatagtttatattaatttatagaaaaaagaaaaattgttctTATACTATATAAACTTTAATACTACAAATTTCCATTCTCATGctagataatattaattaaagctCGTAAGCAAATAATCCATGTAAGATACTGAATAGACattatctcaattatcaattcaatttataataaaataattataaaatccaaaaaataaattcctaGCTAGTTCCTTATTAATGAAGGATTAATAATTATAGagtctataaaattttaatattaagtaTTCGCAATTATCTTTTTCTCACTCATATTTGTCtattaagttttgtaaaatgactaatcaataaaattaaaattaattagttaagtaaagtttaataattcttaatgtctttaaaattatgtatatatatttactaataaattagcaattgcttataaaataataataagttattagaattcttctttaatatttttaatatatattctttaattacaataataaataatattattcaatttctatATAACATACTAATTGATAAGACATTCATGATTACACCCAATTTAAAAGGGTGGGacacaactttatatatatatatatatatatatatatatatgtgggtGTGTGTGTATTGTTGCTTTCAAGAGATCAGTTGATTTGGTACATGGAGTTTTCTCGCATCCAATGCCTGGGAGGAAGTTAGACCCAAGAAAAGCTCAGGTCTCCGGACATTTGGTTCCCAAGTAATGTACTAAGAGCTTCCTTTGCATTCTGGTTGGCACTTCTAGATCGACTAAGCATGAAAAATACATTGATTGCTctcttttttatgaataaaatacaCTGATTGTTAGGGTTTTCATGTGAATGCTATGGAATGTGAGCTCTGTTGTAAAAATATGAAGACCAATGACCATTTATTTTTGTCTTGTTTGATCATTCGAGCTATTTGGTTAAGCTTGATAAGTACAGTTGGAATTCAAAATCATATTACAGGCTGGTCTTCTAAGATTTCCTCTGCtggaaatttgaaaagaagTCATTCAATGTTGTTATACTCAAGCCCTCGTGTTCAAGtatatttatcatgtttggCGATATGGGTCCGAGAATATGGGTCAATGAACGAGGGTCCAAATCCCAAAAGCCCATAACAACAtgctattatatataaatatacaagtATATCTACACGCTTGCCCAATAGAATGGGGGAGGCGGGAACAGTTAAGGAGAAACACATTCAATCCTAAAAGAGGCACGAACACCCCAACAGTAAAAAATCGATTGGGGAGACCCTTACAAAAAAGATAAGAATATCACAGAAGAAATCGAGTCGAACTAGACCCCATATGATCATATACATTTGATTGGCGCCATTTGTGAGAATTCTTTTAGGATTCCTGAAACATCGAATGAAAGGTCATGGCTCGAACAAGGAGAGAGACCTGAAAGTCCGTGAAAGAAACTCGGTCCGAATCCAACCATGGGAATGATCAACCCTGGCCTCCATTACCTCTGACAGGAGGTAAAACTTCCGATCCCAACAGGATTCTGGAAGCCCTTCTATAGAGGTTCAAACAGCGGTTCAACTTTCTATACAACAACAGGTGACTCCGTTGGTTAAGAAATCTCAGAAATATATGCAACCCCACATGAGCTTGGCATTAGATCGAGAAGAAAGAAACGTCATTTCAGAAAGTGCACAAGATAATGAGAGAGCGGTGCAAAATGATCGGTTGGTGGATCTCCCTCTCGAGCAAAAGAGAGGGGGAAACTACTTCCTTGTAAATCGAAGGAATCAGCGACAAGTACCAGATTATGCTAGTCGTCCAACAGCCATTATACAGAGGCAAACATCAGCCTCTGCAGCCTTATCCTTTGATGATGTGCAACGCTTGATTGTAGACCAGCTATCGAAGACGATGAAAGCAATCGAGCCTTGACAGATGGGGTTCGTGCCCCTTGAAGACAATGAATCTCTTTTTGCATCCAATATTCTGGAAGTAACTCTTCCACCATAATTTGTGGTGCCCGAAGTCACCCAGTAGCATGATGGGAAATAGGATCCTGGCAACCACTTCAGGAAACACGAGTGACGAATTGCAGTGCCTCTTATTCCCGGCTACTTGCCCTCGGGATCTATTTGCAACTTCAAGCAGTCACGTGATAAATTCATGGAATGATTTGTGAGTATTTTTTGCGTCAAACATGATGTTTTAGAACTATTAGCCATGGAACaagatgaaaaaataaaatgcttcGTGAATGGTATAATCAATTTTTGGACGTTTTGGCTAGAAtagagagggtttcctagcaAAGCAAATGTTAGCTTTCCAGCAGCACTCGGGAATGAAGACCGCGTTAAAAATTTGATCATCACTCCCCCACTGGACTTCGCAGAAATAACCACAAGAGCACGACGGTATATTGCTGCTGAGGGAACTTTGGCCCCCGGAACAAAGGACAAGCGGAGAAGGATGAGGCAAAAGAAGACCTGCATAATGAAGTGAAATAGCAAGATGATGATGGTGAACGCTCGCCAAATATTCTTAGGAAGTCCCCTCTCACCTATTCGCATGAAGGTCAGTGTTAACTGTTAACGCATGGCTTGGTTACCGTTCAAGgtgttgttttcttttggttGCAAGTGTCATTCGTTGATGAATTCTCGTTTCATTACCTTGCGAGAATCGTTCCCTGAGATCATCCTAGAGAATTTTGGCATTCTTTGCCCCAGCCACAGAGTTCTGTAGCTCTTCATCTAAATGATTGAAAATCCAGGAAACGAGTATTGAGTTGCACGTTATCCATTGTTCGTAGTAAGGCTCTCCCTCTGCTGGTTGCTGTACTCTGCCTTCAATAAAGCCGAGTTTGTTCTTAGCCTGTAACGCAGTCTGCATTGCTTGTGACCAGGTGTTATAATTTCTGCCATTAAGCTTGCAAGAAATTAATTGAGTCCTAGGGCCATCTGAGGAAGAAAGGATATATGCTGCTGGCATATTTGTATCTTTCGACATTTCTGCAATTCAATACTGACGCTCAGTTCAAAAGAGACTGgcaaggaggagaaggagtGTGGTGACTCTCTGACAGGAGGAAGGAATTGGTGACGCTCAGTTCAAAAAAACTGGCAAGGTGAAGCTCGATCGGGAACAGGCCGGCAATGAAGGAACTGATGATtactgctctgataccatgtaaaagaAAGTGATATTGAGCTGGAAAGCTTGAATTCTCATTCATTCTGAACGGGTATGTATACAATTATTCTAGCTGATAATAAAGGAAAATGTTATCTACTTCTATACTAAGTTTATCCTTTGTATGGTACTTaaagatatatgcataaaagtAGAGACAAGATAATAGGAAGAAATTCTTTCCATAATAGTTAACTGTTAAGGCATGGCTTGGTTACCGTTCAAGgtgttgttttcttttggttGCAAATGTCGTTCGTTGTCTTTGGCTATGATGGTTAGAACGTCTTGGTGAATGTAATAAGGTAAACTATATCGTGTTAAGTTTCAACAATCATCTGAACAAAGCTATTTGGGCGAGTTCTCTCATACATAATAAAAGCTTAAAGATAAAGCATGCTTTTCTTACCAAATAAATCTATAGGATGGGGACTTCATAGGGAAGCATTAATTTAGCTCAGGCATAAGTAACACAGCACATGTGAAATTACATCATTATAAAGACCCCTCATTATGGATAATCTCCAAAATTAGCTAGTTAAAGACCTCTTATCAAAGGGCGATCTCTATAATTTGATCATACAAGACCTCTCATTGGATTTAATCTCTATAGCTCAATTATTAAAACCTAGCCCTATAAGCAATTAGACCCATCTTCAACCTAAAAGCTCGAACGGATAAGTTGTGAAATCCAATCTTTTATAAACTCATATTTTTCTATTCGAATTTTCCATATGGGATTAACTCTCAACACCTGCCctcacgtgacaacgtgtggTTTTGACATTTCACCTACACACACCACGCGAACCTGAAGAACCTGCCTCCAAGAACTTACTAAAGTCAGGCATTTAGGGTGTTACCTTCGAGATCTTATAGTGTGGGATTAagttttaatataaataaacaaaggTCTCCCATTGGAAGCAATCTCAATCAGAGACCTCCCATTGGAGGCACAACAAAGATCTCATATTGGAGGCATAACACAGACCTCCCATCGAGAGCATGAGAAAGACCTCCCATTGGAGGCACGACAGGGACTTCCCATCGGAGGCAACCTCAATCAAGCGACCTCCCATTGAGGGTATAACAAAAATCTATTGAAGGCGCAACAAAGACCTCCCGCTGGAGTTGATCTCGATCAAGAGACCTCCCATTGGAGGCTACCCCAGTATGAACGACCtcacaaaaaatttaagacCACCCGCTTGGGCAATCGCAAACACGTGGGGGTGGGAAAAGCAACCTTGCATACCGAATCCAAGATCTCCCATTGGAGGCAATTATCAGCTGACTTAGTTAAGAGACGACCTGAGGAGCAAGTTTAGCTTGAGAGAAACAAGAGAATTTTCTACTATGCAGCATCTTCAATTGCTAACATCATTTAGAGAGTTCTTGCCAAGGTCAAATTGAGAATAATTTCCCTGCTTAggatttcttttattaatagCTTAGAACTTATTCTTTGATCTTACTTAcatttttgtttggtttggtAAACGAAAAGGGAAAGGGAGGGGAGCCTTGTTTGGCTTTGAAAATCTTAGGGAAGGAAAGGGGTGGAAGGAATCAAAATCTCTTCATTTCAATCAAAAAGGTATCGCGCAGTAGTTCATATTCTCGCCTGTTGATCTAGAGGTTACAGGTTCGATATCTAGTGGAACTATCCGTGtcactttattaattatttaggatttgtctttcattgtattaggccTTATACCTCAtttgtaatagaaaaaaaattttcatttcctatagatcttatatttttaattctcCCAAATTTGAAGGGAATATAATCAAcgaaattatttaaaattttataaaactataTTGCCCCATTTTAAGATATGAAAGGGCATTTAGTCAATTGgcttatataaaattttctttcccTTGCTTTCCTTCTCAAATTAATCTTATCCaaagaacaaaaattaaatgccTCCCCCCCTTCTACTTTTGAATAGTGATCTCCCGCCCATCCCTCTTCTACTTTTGAATAGTGATCTCATTTTTGCCTATTTGTTTACTTTTGAACAGTTTGGTCCggtgaaaaattcaaaatttgatttaatgaaatctaccatttatccaaaaaaaataagatgaaaaacagaaaaaaaaggtaataaaaggtacgaacaaagaaaaaaagaaaagaattaaaacaACAAACTATACAAATATACAATATGAAAactaaaaaagagagagacaatcaaaattgaaaagcaaGCAAAATTAGTggatcaaaaaaatataattatttatcttttattatcttAAATTTCGAgaataactttttattttggcCAGAACAAACTGTTGCTTTATTTGGAAAGTCAAACCTTGGCACAGAAGCGAGCAGAACATATAACATCGAGAACAATGTTAgataaacaaaaagaaatgggacgaaaataaaagaatactTGAAAGATTGAGGACCAGAAATGGAATTTTGTTTTTCCCCAGAACGATCTTCATCTCCCGCCACCTGTTCCCTGAACTGAACCTGTGCCTGTGTGGTTCAAATCCCAATCCCAAATATCACAAAatatctcctcctcctcctcctcctccttctctctctttctgtcGCCAtgtctcctcctcctcccttcTCCCTTTCACTGAGCCCTACGCTCTCTCTCCACCAAAGCCACCGTACCCACTTCTCCGCCCCCTCGCCCTTCCCCATCTCCGCTCCGTCGCTGCACCTTCACCTCCACAAGAGCACCACCCACCTCCATGTCCCACCCCTGTCCTCCTCGCCGGACACCCCCAGTCACAGTCTCGAGGAGTCCCGGTGGCTGCGCGAGGAGCAGCGCTGGCTCAGGGAGGAGCAGCGCTGGCTCCGCGAGGAGCGTCGCTGGGCCCGCGAGCGCGAGTCCCTCCTCGTCGAAATCGCCCAGTTGCGCCTCCGGGTCCAAGCTCTGGAGCGCCAGGCCCCCATTGAGGTAGCCCTGCTGCTTGCTCTGCTTATGCTTTTGATGCGGTCAATTGAGCTGGATTTGCTGACTTTAGACGGGTTTACGTACCGCAGGTCTTGAAGGAGAAGAACTTGATAGCTGAGAGCGGGTCGGTCGGGAGAGGTATGGTTTTGGAAGGGAAGGGCGAAGAGGTGTCGGTGGAAGAGCGGGCGGTGGTAGAGGAGAAAGTGATTAGAGTTGTCAATGAAGGGAAAAAACGAGACGAGAGGAAGAGCTCCGATAGGAGGACCCTGAGGGTGGGAGCGGAAGGGGACGAGGTTAAATCAATGCAGGTCTGCTTGCCCTTCTATTAACAAATTGCACAAAAGGCGAGTTTTTGCGGTTTCTTTGTTTGGTCTCATTGGCTGGTCTCTGAGCTTGCTGTTCATGTTGAGTAGCTCATCTAGGTGTTTGTTCATTTTAAGGGTGTTTGATTTGTGTGTCCCTGATCTTCACTACACCGaaccaagaaaagaaatgtgTTTTGTTCAAACTTGTGGAATCTCTTAAGCAACTGTTTTCATAAATGAGAGTTTCGCATGAGGATGCTTAGCCATTTGGGCTTTAAAAATGAGGCTGTTATCTAAGGGAAACAAAGTAAGACATTATCTTGTATTGCTACATAGAATCAATAAATAGACTTGCATTTCCAGATAACATTGCATGCTTTAAAGATTAAGGATTAGCTATGTGACACACCTCCACGAATTACAGCTGAATGCTTGTTTTCACTCTAAAGTTTCCATGCATTTTCTAAGATAAATGTCAATAGTATAGTCTTGCTTCAGATTGaactttcttttctattttcccaGTTTACATTCCTTTGTTTCTGGTTTACTCTGTAGGCAAGGGATGTGGTTTCTTCTTAGTATTTAGAGGGATGCGGTTGCTTTCACATAGAGGAATTCTGTATGAAATGCTGAAAGGTTAGAACTAGCATGAATAAACTGCTATTGGTGTTCGATTTTGCTTTTAGTTCTATTTGATCagctttgcttggtcctaaTAAGGGTGAGACAAGCACAAACTTCCTGGTGATTTATTCGATGAAACAAAGGGAATCTTATGTAAAACTGAATCACATAATAGAGGAAACAAAATTGTTAGTGATGGTTCGAGTTAATTTAGCATATTTCAATGGATGCCTTAACTAGAAAGTAATTGCTTTCTGCCAGTTCCCCAACATATACATATTGAGAAGTTCGTGCAACTGCAGCACTATATGATTATATAATCATCATGGTTGGCTCTAAGTAGTGGgatttttcttccatttcctTTTCAAGAACACTCTGTATGCAgttccttaatttattttattttctttaatggaTTGTAGAGTGGTATGCATAAACACTTCTTCTATGCAAACTAATACTTACAACGAATTTCTTGTATGCTAGTTTGATGTCTATTATTAGATTGCTTTTGAAAGCTTTCTTTTGAGGGTCTTACTATTCAAAGAATTCTTACGTGATTCTTCCTTGTCATGACAATGAGGAATATTCAGTAAGAATGCAGCAAATGAGGGAATGGCTTGTGACGCATGCAAATAACTTAGAATATCTCCATTTGTTCTGTTTCATAGCTGCTCTGAGTTCAACCTACTCTAAATTGAACTATGAGGCAGAATGTAGTTCTTTTGGCAGTCCTTTCAAATTCAACTTTTAGTCCTTATACTTAGATCTGCTCTAGTGCTGTTGCTATTcatttgtaataataataatcaagaTTTTTGTTAACTCTGGAATTTCTGATTATGACAGGAAGCATTGCAGAAGTTGGGATTTTATTCAGGCGAGGAAGATATGGAATACTGCAACTTCTCTAGTGGCACCGAAAGTGCAGTGAAGACTTGGCAGGTAAGTCAAATGAGCTTTGATTTATATCAGTGGGATCTTGAATACAGTCAGCTATTTCCCCCTGTTTCACAAAATCTTTGCCCCGTTTGTCACTTTGCTCTCTTGTTTACCTTAAATACTTCATATGTAATGGTACTCGTAGGCCTCAATTGGCGTGAAAGAAGATGGGATAATGACCACAGAGCTCCTTGAAATATTGTACTTTGGGCAACTTCAGGGTGCTGACTCCTTTGTGAAATCAGATAAGAATGTGAGCATTTCAGGTTATCATGGTTTTGTCATATTTCTATTTGTATGATTAGTTACTCTCTTCATTCTGATTTTACCTGCCTTTAGACGGAAAGACCGTCTATTCTGTGATTGTGAGGGAAAATATTGTGCCTTTTCACAGGGAGGTGCCAATGGAGCTGCTGTTTCTTCTATTACGGGAATATCGGAGAATGACCAAAGAGTTGTTAAAGAGAGTAACACAAAGAATGAGGCATCCCAACAGCGGGTTTTTCTTCTTGGAGAAAACCGGTGGGAAGAACCTTCTAGGCTCGTTGGCAGAGATAAGCAGGATATGAAAATGGGGAGCAGCAAATCGACAACGCAATGTCTTGCCTGTAGAGGAGAGGGCCGCTTAATGTGTACAGGTTTGCTTagttctttcttttctccatTTGTTTTAAAGGGGTAGGATATTGGGGACATCTCATGGATGCAAGACCTTGCCCAGGAGTAAGCCACTTATCATATCTTATAGTCTCTGACTTCTTTGGTTCAAGTTTGTTACTGACAAAGTTAAAAGCAGGATTAGCAATGGGTCATTAGTTTAGAGATATAAGACCTTCGTATTGGTCACGCATGCAACCTGTGACTTAGATAACTTATTGCgaaaatatgcttatatatTGCTTGCATATTTACTGGATGCATTGGATGATTGTGTTCCTGCTTCTAGTGGAAGTCAAGTGACGAATTAAGGGTGAGTGACAATATTAAGGGTTGTCAGCTAGTTAAAGTACTGAATTATCCAGAAGTTGAATAGAAGTTGTGGCTATGGCTTGaacaattaattttcattgatTGATTTGACAAATACATATTTCATACAATGTGTACATACCAGAGcaacttcattttttaatattgcaTTATCTTTGTTGTAGAATGTGACGGAACAGGGGAGCCGAACATCGAACCACAGGTACAAGGATTTGTCTTTTTATGTTTTGTGGTGATGCttacattttttataattcattaATTGTGATTGTTTTGCTCCACTTGTACCTATCTGCAGACAGTTGGGACTTATCTAATTGTAGAAAACTGGAAACTTCTGCAGATAACTTTTTATAGCCTCCTTGCTTTCTGGCTTGTTCGAAAATAGAAACTCTAAACTGCTCTGCGAAGCTTCTTTTCGAAAATGATTAGGATATGGACAGAAACAGACCTCAATGGCTGTTTGATGATCCAACATGTCTCTGATACTGCAACCTCTCCCTTCATTTTGATCATATCTGAGAATACAAGTAGAAAGATattttattcagcaaaaaaaaaaattgtagaaAGATATTTCTACTCTGAATACTGGTTTAGAAGTGTTTTCAAGATATTTCCTCCTAGGATATTCCCTCCCAAACCTGAACATCTTTGCACTCACATTTCAATTTTCTCTGCAGTTCTTGGAATGGGTCGGTGAAGGAATGCACTGCCCTTACTGTGAAGGCCTTGGATATACGGTATGTGACGTCTGCGAAGGGAAAACAGTGGCCTAGACGAGAGAAGTTTTCGGAATCTCTTGTACACTAATTATGTCTCGGGTGTTTCATCATTATGTTATTGTTAGAGATTACTCTCTTTTGGGCATATGCATATACGTGTAAAAATCAGGCTCAAATTTTTGGTGTCAACACTTTTCCAGTAATACATTGTATTTTACCAAACACAGAAATGTAATATTCCTAGAAATATGATATTCTCAGGCTTACTTTCCTTGCAATCTAAAATTCATGATAATCTAATAATTCGCAAACCGAGTGACCCCTCAGATGAAGGAATTTCAATGTCCTTTAATGAGGTGTTAAAGATGTTTATGGAATGAACCCTTAAGTAAATGAATAAAGTCATTTAAAATAAAGACATAACAAATTTATATAGGAAAGTTGTTGGTTTATAGCCATTGAATATGTTCAAGTTTTAGAGTGCAAGTGGTGAGTCGTTGATGCCTTTCAGCCTGGACATGGAGTCTCCAATCATTGATACTAGGGGCAAAGCCGCAATCTCACTTTGATTTGTAAAcgattttttttgaaaaatttctatagtaggactttattaaaaaaaaaaaatatatatatatatatatatctatatatatatatttaagaaagGTTTATTTAATCAAACTGTGTGGTATATACATGTCTTTAAATTTTCACTAATCCAATTTATactatatatgaatatatgatTATATTTTCCACTTTTATTACATTTCATATGATTTTTCACAACTTTAGATAATTTTGGACATGATGGGTAGAAGGTCGAACATACTGTAAATATGGGGCGATTTTTAAATTGTATATAATGAATACATACCTATGATATAAAATTATTGCAAAAAACTGTCAATAATACTACAAGCTTAATATGATCATGACTTAACAtaaaaatttgagtttttactgaataaaaaaatatatattgcttGTTTTCATATTATTAGGAGGACGGACATTAATATAAAAGTTACAACAACTTCAACAATGTAATTAAGGAATGAAAGATGAAAATAATACAAGCTCAtggaaaatttttgaatataaaattgaaggatgacaaaggaaaaaaaagaaaaacaaatggCTACGTGTCAAGCTCTCCTTGACATGGATTAGCATTCACCAAGAATACATTTGGTCGTCAGGTTAAGGATAGAGATGGGGTGGGAAGACGTGGGATTTGAAATctaaagatataaaatatacTAATCAAGTGTTTGGATGTACCAAGGATTAGGATTGAgatataaaaaggaaaagacgGGTACATCCataagtattttattttaaagggTTAATTatactggtggtccaaaaagttttactaatgtatcaagttgatccaaaaagttttttttgctacttgatggtacaaaatgtttcaaaagtgtaacatgatagtacaaaccgtcaaatCGCAACTGACGCCGTCAAGCGACGCTGACATGGCGCAAACGTGTCAGGTACGTGGCTGAAACAgtaacctctctctctctctctctctctctctctctctctcttcttcttcttcttcttcttcttcctcttcttcttcttcgggaACAGGGTGAGGGAAAGGAGGAGCGGGACGAgaatcgaagaagaagaagaagaaagaggggagagagagagagagaaggagagggaTTACTGTTTCGACCACGTCAGCATCgtttgacggcgtcaatggcgagatgacggtttgtactatcatgttacacttttgaaacattttgtaccatcaagtagcaaaaaaactttttgcaccaacttgatacattatgaaaattttttggaccaccaatgcaatttaccctattttaaaatatcttaaaattcaaaacaaaTTCAAAAAGGAACAACCACTGCATGTGATTGTTAATGGAGAGAGGTGGTGAGAGCCCTAACGCCGGCCGCCACTGCTCGTCGGTGACCTCACATGAGGTGGTGGTGGCCAACATTAAGGCCCCTACTGCCCCTTCCCTTCTCCAATTAGTTTGCCTTCAGCCCAGGGGATGGGATCTAGTGGcggtttttgaaattttgaaataagagCAGTGATATTTTAGTCTTTGTAATGAAATGCTATCCCAATCCACTCTTAACTCACCCCTAATTGGGATTAACCTCTTAACAATTATATCCTAGTAGATCCTTAATCCCATCCCACCCTATATCCGGCCTACCACACACGGCCCTTAAGATCctagtagtttttttttaaggctAATTGCGCAAGACGGCCTGAGGTTTggttcaaattcaaattctaTTTTGACATTTCATTCAtggcataaaaaaaaatttctagtTTTGAATTTTGGCTAATATGGGCCTCCATTGCTTAGATTTATTATGAGTCAATTTCAAGGCAAGGCAATCTAGCTTTCATAATCGTTATATTTAAGCACCTCATTGTTTGACATTACCAAATTGCCTCAGTCTCTACATAAAAAcgaaagaataaataaataataactttGTATCCTAATCCAAAAATCAACTCTGCTGTCATCTCTCCAAAGTAGGGATGTCTAATGGGGTAAACCCAAACTTAACCGAACCAATCGACTCAATCTTTTCGGGCCTAAATTTTGTTTACCCGAACCTAACAAGGGTTGGGGTCAGGACTCATCATAATCCCTATTGATGTCAATGATTGGGTTTGCCTCCTCCAACAATCTtgccatagatcgaggtggcCTATGGCAACTTTTCTCAACCGCGACGACATAAATCAATTATGATATGGGACACATAATAACAACTTTAGGAATAAAGACCAAGCCAAAACTAAAAGTAG from Punica granatum isolate Tunisia-2019 chromosome 2, ASM765513v2, whole genome shotgun sequence includes the following:
- the LOC116197962 gene encoding protein disulfide isomerase pTAC5, chloroplastic; the protein is MSPPPPFSLSLSPTLSLHQSHRTHFSAPSPFPISAPSLHLHLHKSTTHLHVPPLSSSPDTPSHSLEESRWLREEQRWLREEQRWLREERRWARERESLLVEIAQLRLRVQALERQAPIEVLKEKNLIAESGSVGRGMVLEGKGEEVSVEERAVVEEKVIRVVNEGKKRDERKSSDRRTLRVGAEGDEVKSMQEALQKLGFYSGEEDMEYCNFSSGTESAVKTWQASIGVKEDGIMTTELLEILYFGQLQGADSFVKSDKNGGANGAAVSSITGISENDQRVVKESNTKNEASQQRVFLLGENRWEEPSRLVGRDKQDMKMGSSKSTTQCLACRGEGRLMCTECDGTGEPNIEPQFLEWVGEGMHCPYCEGLGYTVCDVCEGKTVA